The bacterium region TCAAATGAGAGTAACCCCATTTTCTTGAAGCGGTGTATAGGGAAGCGTTTGTTGTCAGTCCTCCACTTTCTTGAAAACTTGAAGCTTCTCAGCCTCATACGCAACCAACAGTCTAATCTTCGATATGTCTTCTGCATATCGCCAAGCCAAAAGTAATTGACATTCCCTCTGATGACAGGATTTAACTTATCAATAACGGTCTTAAGATTAACTCCTTGTGTGCGTTTAGTTATTTCTCTGATGTTGTCCTTGAGCTTACCCAGTGACTTATCTCTTATTCCCTTATACTTGCCACTGAATTTATATCCAAGAAACCCGAAACCTCTTTTGAAATTAGTTAGCTTGGTTTTATCCTCGCTTAATTTCAATCCAAGTTTTCCTTCGACAATCTCTTTGACTAAGGATAGGGCGACAGGTAGTTGAGCCTCTGTCTTTGTCATAACCATAAAGTCATCGGCATATCTGACAAACTT contains the following coding sequences:
- a CDS encoding reverse transcriptase domain-containing protein codes for the protein MLILAFYDTIPHKLILDRLREKIADGWVLNSITNMLKAGVMEDNIFYETNEGTPQGGVISPLLANLVGDVIDKELEKAGYKFVRYADDFMVMTKTEAQLPVALSLVKEIVEGKLGLKLSEDKTKLTNFKRGFGFLGYKFSGKYKGIRDKSLGKLKDNIREITKRTQGVNLKTVIDKLNPVIRGNVNYFWLGDMQKTYRRLDCWLRMRLRSFKFSRKWRTDNKRFPIHRFKKMGLLSFEEEFLKVCACV